From one Catenuloplanes nepalensis genomic stretch:
- a CDS encoding glycoside hydrolase family 43 protein codes for MPLSRRSFHRLAALSAAAGAGALAAPRAALAANTAYVFAYFTETPNMSGANYGLHLAVSTDGLNWAPLNQNNPVVTPTAGTLGLRDPFVFRKQDGTFVVLATDLNGTDFGQNNQYLHVWDSTNLTSFTGYRRVRMHTLNTHTWAPTAFWDAARGQYGIVYSANNGTDVFMVNYTSDFRTVSANQVYFSPGFPVLDGDVVVDGSTFYLYYKNLTTGLLYGARSSTGAANSYTTYTGGLRQGDAMEAPLLVRNNEGNGWRLWGDSFSPVNNDFYAWSQSNVGANSWTALNQRDYTPPLNAKHGSIAGISAAEYSALVSRWGLPNWVRLKSSNLPDRYVRHANNLGRIDAYPFDPHQDQLWRMVAGLADSSGVSFESVNYPGRFLRHLNYEIRLDANDNTATFRADATFTRVAGLADGAWSSFRSYNVPDRYLRHLNYALRIDPVTDATARADATFRVTS; via the coding sequence ATGCCTCTGTCCCGCCGATCCTTCCACCGTCTCGCGGCGCTGAGCGCGGCCGCCGGGGCCGGGGCACTCGCCGCCCCGCGGGCCGCGCTGGCCGCGAACACCGCGTACGTCTTCGCCTACTTCACCGAGACGCCGAACATGAGCGGCGCGAACTACGGGCTGCACCTCGCGGTCTCCACGGACGGGCTGAACTGGGCGCCGCTGAACCAGAACAACCCGGTGGTCACGCCGACCGCGGGCACGCTGGGGCTGCGCGACCCGTTCGTGTTCCGCAAGCAGGACGGCACGTTCGTCGTGCTCGCCACCGACCTCAACGGCACCGACTTCGGGCAGAACAACCAGTACCTGCACGTGTGGGACTCAACGAATCTGACGAGTTTCACGGGTTACCGCCGGGTGCGCATGCACACGCTGAACACCCACACGTGGGCGCCGACCGCGTTCTGGGACGCGGCCCGCGGGCAGTACGGCATCGTCTACTCCGCGAACAACGGCACGGACGTGTTCATGGTCAACTACACGTCGGACTTCCGGACGGTCAGCGCGAACCAGGTCTACTTCAGCCCGGGGTTCCCGGTGCTGGACGGTGACGTCGTGGTCGACGGGTCCACGTTCTACCTCTACTACAAGAACCTCACCACCGGTCTGCTGTACGGTGCGCGCTCCTCCACCGGCGCGGCGAACAGCTACACGACGTACACCGGCGGGCTCCGGCAGGGCGACGCGATGGAGGCGCCGCTGCTGGTCAGGAACAACGAGGGCAACGGCTGGCGGCTGTGGGGCGACTCGTTCAGCCCGGTCAACAACGACTTCTACGCCTGGTCGCAGTCGAACGTCGGCGCGAACTCGTGGACCGCGCTCAACCAGCGCGACTACACGCCGCCGCTGAACGCGAAGCACGGCTCGATCGCCGGGATCAGCGCGGCGGAGTACAGCGCGCTGGTCAGCCGCTGGGGCCTGCCGAACTGGGTGCGTCTGAAGAGCTCGAACCTCCCCGACCGGTACGTACGGCACGCGAACAACCTGGGCCGGATCGACGCGTACCCGTTCGACCCGCATCAGGACCAGCTGTGGCGGATGGTGGCCGGGCTGGCGGACTCGTCCGGCGTGTCGTTCGAGTCGGTCAACTACCCGGGCCGGTTCCTGCGGCACCTCAACTATGAGATCAGGCTGGACGCGAACGACAACACGGCGACGTTCCGCGCGGACGCCACGTTCACCCGGGTGGCCGGGCTGGCGGACGGCGCCTGGTCGTCGTTCCGGTCGTACAACGTGCCGGACCGCTACCTGCGGCACCTGAACTACGCGCTGCGCATCGACCCGGTCACCGATGCCACCGCCCGCGCCGACGCCACCTTCCGCGTGACGTCCTAG
- a CDS encoding RNA polymerase sigma factor, translated as MKELVPAVLGVLVRRGADFAAAEDAVQDALVEALRVWPGDPPRDPKAWLITVAWRRFVDATRADAARRRREELADREPPPGPARERDDTLRLYFLCAHPSLTPSSAVALTLRAVGGLTTRQIAAAYLVPEATMAQRISRAKRTVSGVHLDRPGDVATVLRVLYLVFNEGYSGDVDLSAEAIRLTRQLASAIDHPEVAGLLALMLLHHARRASRTGPRGELVPLAEQDRGRWDTAMIAEGVAILQAALARDRLGEFQAQAAIAALHADARVAAETDWVQILEWYDELAALTDSPIVRLNRAVAVGEADGPRAGLAALAALDDTLPRYRAVAAHLHERAGEPAVAARLYAEAAARSLDLAERDHLTRQAARLNARPT; from the coding sequence GTGAAGGAGCTCGTCCCGGCCGTGCTCGGGGTCCTCGTCCGCCGCGGAGCAGACTTCGCGGCGGCCGAGGACGCCGTGCAGGACGCGCTGGTCGAGGCGCTGCGGGTGTGGCCCGGCGACCCGCCGCGGGATCCGAAGGCGTGGCTGATCACCGTGGCCTGGCGCCGGTTCGTGGACGCGACCCGGGCGGACGCGGCCCGCCGCCGGCGCGAGGAACTGGCCGACCGGGAGCCGCCGCCCGGCCCGGCGCGGGAGCGGGACGACACGCTCCGGCTGTACTTCCTGTGCGCGCACCCGTCGCTGACGCCGTCGTCCGCGGTCGCGCTGACGCTGCGCGCGGTCGGCGGGCTGACCACCCGGCAGATCGCGGCCGCGTACCTGGTGCCGGAGGCGACGATGGCGCAGCGGATCAGCCGGGCCAAGCGCACCGTGTCCGGCGTGCACCTCGACCGGCCGGGCGACGTCGCCACCGTGCTGCGCGTGCTCTACCTGGTCTTCAACGAGGGCTACTCCGGCGACGTGGATCTGTCGGCGGAGGCGATCCGGCTGACCCGGCAGCTCGCGTCCGCGATCGACCATCCGGAGGTGGCCGGGCTGCTCGCGCTGATGCTGCTGCACCACGCGCGGCGGGCGTCCCGGACCGGGCCGCGCGGCGAGCTGGTACCCCTGGCCGAGCAGGATCGGGGCCGCTGGGACACCGCGATGATCGCGGAGGGCGTGGCGATCCTGCAGGCCGCGCTGGCCCGGGACCGGCTCGGCGAGTTCCAGGCGCAGGCCGCGATCGCGGCGCTGCACGCGGACGCGCGGGTCGCGGCGGAGACCGACTGGGTCCAGATCCTCGAGTGGTACGACGAGCTGGCCGCGCTGACGGACAGCCCGATCGTGCGGCTCAACCGCGCGGTCGCGGTCGGCGAGGCGGACGGGCCGCGGGCCGGGCTGGCCGCGCTCGCGGCGCTCGACGACACGCTGCCCCGCTATCGCGCGGTCGCGGCCCACCTGCACGAGCGGGCCGGGGAGCCGGCGGTGGCCGCGCGGCTCTACGCCGAGGCCGCGGCGCGGTCTCTCGACCTGGCCGAACGTGACCACCTGACCCGGCAGGCGGCCCGGTTGAACGCCCGTCCCACCTAG
- a CDS encoding YciI family protein, protein MAKYLLLKHYRGAPAAVNDVPMPQWAPEEVTAHVAYMNDFADRLRESGEFVDGQALAPVGEWVRYDGEGRPPVTDGPFAETKDLIAGWMVIDVDSHERAVELAGELSAAPGAGGKPIHEWLELRPFLTTSHTITE, encoded by the coding sequence ATGGCGAAGTATCTGCTGCTCAAGCACTACCGTGGCGCGCCGGCGGCGGTGAACGACGTGCCGATGCCCCAGTGGGCGCCGGAGGAGGTCACCGCGCACGTGGCGTACATGAACGACTTCGCGGACCGGCTGCGGGAGAGCGGCGAGTTCGTGGACGGGCAGGCGCTGGCGCCGGTGGGCGAGTGGGTCCGGTACGACGGGGAGGGCCGGCCGCCGGTGACGGACGGGCCGTTCGCGGAGACGAAGGACCTGATCGCCGGCTGGATGGTGATCGACGTGGACAGCCACGAGCGCGCGGTGGAGCTGGCCGGCGAGTTGTCGGCCGCGCCCGGGGCCGGTGGGAAGCCGATCCACGAGTGGCTGGAGCTGCGGCCGTTCCTGACCACGTCGCACACGATCACCGAGTGA
- a CDS encoding LysR family transcriptional regulator: MVPDLDLRLVRYFTVVAEHLNFARAAEELRVAQPSLSRQIQRLEAALGVRLLERTTQGSRLTAAGAAFLPEAQRLLHDAGQAVRTARAATTTITIGYAEDLLVTPAVRDLRHRFPGARVRTRHLGAQDTGALADRRVDALVTRTPLPAGDLDVTVLHDEPLVLVVPATHRLAGKESVGAADVAAEPLAGCVGMGADWIGFWRLEPRAGGAPAPLGPGTADSYDDKLEAIADGTAVAVLPAGDRRFTLRPGLVTVPITGAGPCQVVVATRAGETDPLVAEFVRSAARLLTGDAPAA; this comes from the coding sequence ATGGTCCCCGATCTGGATCTGCGGCTGGTGCGGTACTTCACCGTGGTCGCGGAACACCTGAACTTCGCGCGTGCGGCCGAGGAGCTGCGGGTGGCGCAGCCGTCGCTGAGCCGGCAGATCCAGCGCCTCGAGGCCGCACTCGGCGTGCGCCTGCTGGAACGCACCACCCAGGGCAGCCGGCTCACCGCGGCCGGCGCCGCGTTCCTCCCGGAGGCGCAGCGGCTGCTGCACGACGCCGGACAGGCCGTGCGCACCGCACGCGCGGCCACCACCACGATCACCATCGGGTACGCGGAGGACCTCCTCGTCACGCCCGCGGTCCGCGACCTGCGTCACCGGTTCCCGGGCGCGCGGGTCCGCACCCGGCACCTCGGCGCGCAGGACACCGGCGCGCTGGCCGACCGGCGGGTCGACGCGCTGGTCACCCGCACGCCGCTGCCGGCCGGCGACCTCGACGTGACCGTCCTCCACGACGAGCCGCTGGTCCTGGTCGTACCCGCCACCCACCGCCTGGCCGGCAAGGAGTCGGTCGGCGCGGCCGACGTCGCCGCGGAACCGCTGGCCGGCTGCGTCGGCATGGGCGCGGACTGGATCGGCTTCTGGCGCCTCGAACCGCGCGCGGGCGGCGCACCGGCCCCGCTCGGCCCGGGCACGGCAGACAGCTACGACGACAAGCTGGAGGCGATCGCGGACGGCACCGCGGTCGCGGTGCTCCCGGCCGGCGACCGCCGCTTCACGCTGCGCCCCGGCCTGGTCACCGTCCCGATCACCGGGGCCGGGCCGTGCCAGGTCGTCGTCGCCACCCGCGCGGGCGAGACCGACCCGCTGGTCGCCGAGTTCGTCCGTTCCGCCGCCCGGCTGCTGACCGGTGATGCACCCGCCGCATGA
- a CDS encoding SDR family NAD(P)-dependent oxidoreductase, producing MTVDYHAQTVLLTGAGSGIGAAFARALAARGANLVLVARRADRLTALADELRRTVRVEVFALDLSAPDAASELLRATADRDIRVTSLINNAGVGSFALFADAAPGWLATEIAVDVVAPVQLTAAFLPQLNGFIINVAGVTGYLPSPRMAVYSAAKAFMLSFTESLWTELRGTGLTVFAVAPGGTRTEFTTGMGTDAAVLTSGRLRTPDDVVTTALRHLDRRDPGPAVVDGAANRLTLTLTRFMTRRRTATMMSRIFDPARLTRAAG from the coding sequence ATGACCGTCGACTACCACGCACAGACCGTTCTGCTCACCGGCGCCGGCTCCGGCATCGGCGCCGCCTTCGCCCGCGCGCTGGCCGCCCGTGGCGCGAACCTGGTGCTCGTCGCGCGCCGGGCAGACCGGCTGACCGCGCTCGCGGACGAGCTGCGGCGTACCGTCAGGGTCGAGGTCTTCGCCCTTGACCTGTCCGCCCCGGACGCGGCGAGCGAGCTCCTCCGGGCCACCGCCGACCGCGACATCCGCGTCACCAGCCTGATCAACAATGCGGGCGTCGGTTCGTTCGCGCTCTTCGCCGACGCGGCGCCCGGGTGGCTCGCCACCGAGATCGCCGTGGACGTGGTGGCGCCGGTGCAGCTCACGGCCGCGTTCCTGCCGCAGCTGAACGGCTTCATCATCAACGTGGCCGGCGTCACCGGCTATCTCCCGTCGCCCCGGATGGCCGTCTACAGCGCGGCCAAGGCGTTCATGCTCAGCTTCACCGAATCGCTCTGGACCGAGCTGCGCGGCACCGGCCTCACCGTCTTCGCCGTCGCCCCCGGCGGCACCCGCACCGAGTTCACCACCGGCATGGGTACGGACGCGGCCGTGCTCACCTCCGGCCGGCTCCGCACCCCGGACGACGTCGTCACCACCGCCCTGCGCCATCTCGACCGCCGCGACCCCGGCCCGGCCGTCGTCGACGGCGCCGCCAACCGCCTCACGCTCACGCTGACCCGCTTCATGACCCGCCGCCGGACCGCCACCATGATGTCCCGCATCTTCGACCCGGCCCGCCTGACCCGCGCGGCCGGCTGA
- a CDS encoding saccharopine dehydrogenase family protein, with protein sequence MRVLLLGAGGVGTAITRIAARRAFFDEMVVADYDLGRAQAAVTAVRDARFRAEQVNAADPAEITALIRRTGADVVLNAVDPRFVMPIFDAAHAAGVTYLDMAMSLSRPHPDTPYARCGVKLGDDQFARDGAWARDGRLALVGMGVEPGLSDVFARHAADALFDDIDEIGVRDGANLTVDGHEFAPSFNIWTTIEECLNPPVVWEAGRGWFTTAPFSEPEVFDFPEGIGPVQCVNVEHEEVLLIPRWVPARRVTFKYGLGEEFIRTLRMLHQIGLDRTDKIIVPGPSGPVTVSPRDVVAATLPDPATLGARMRGKTCAGTWVRGTFRGAPREVYLYHVVDNEWSMSEYGCQAVVWQTAINPVIALELLASGTWTGIGVLGPEAFPARPFLDLLTAYGSPWGLQELTPAPVPAGLQAA encoded by the coding sequence ATGCGAGTCCTGCTGTTGGGTGCAGGCGGTGTCGGCACGGCGATCACCCGGATCGCCGCCCGGCGAGCGTTCTTCGACGAGATGGTGGTGGCCGACTACGACCTGGGCCGCGCTCAGGCCGCCGTCACCGCGGTCCGCGACGCCCGGTTCCGCGCAGAGCAGGTGAACGCCGCCGACCCCGCGGAGATCACCGCGCTGATCCGGCGTACCGGCGCCGACGTGGTGCTGAACGCGGTCGACCCGCGCTTCGTCATGCCGATCTTCGACGCCGCCCACGCGGCCGGCGTCACCTACCTGGACATGGCGATGTCGCTGTCCCGCCCGCACCCGGACACGCCCTACGCCCGGTGCGGCGTCAAGCTCGGCGACGACCAGTTCGCCCGCGACGGCGCGTGGGCCCGCGACGGCCGGCTCGCGCTGGTCGGCATGGGCGTCGAGCCCGGCCTGTCCGACGTGTTCGCCCGGCACGCGGCCGACGCACTCTTCGACGACATCGACGAGATCGGCGTACGCGACGGCGCGAACCTGACCGTCGACGGCCACGAGTTCGCGCCCTCGTTCAACATCTGGACGACCATCGAGGAGTGCCTGAACCCGCCCGTCGTCTGGGAGGCCGGCCGGGGCTGGTTCACCACCGCGCCGTTCAGCGAGCCCGAGGTCTTCGACTTCCCCGAGGGCATCGGCCCGGTCCAGTGCGTCAACGTCGAGCACGAGGAGGTGCTGCTGATCCCCCGCTGGGTCCCGGCCCGCCGCGTCACGTTCAAGTACGGCCTCGGCGAGGAGTTCATCCGCACGCTGCGCATGCTGCACCAGATCGGCCTCGACCGTACCGACAAGATCATTGTTCCTGGTCCTTCCGGCCCGGTCACCGTCTCGCCGCGCGACGTCGTCGCCGCCACCCTGCCCGACCCCGCCACGCTCGGCGCCCGTATGCGCGGCAAGACCTGCGCCGGCACCTGGGTCCGCGGCACGTTCCGCGGCGCACCGCGCGAGGTCTACCTCTACCACGTCGTCGACAACGAGTGGTCGATGTCCGAATACGGCTGCCAGGCCGTCGTCTGGCAGACCGCCATCAACCCGGTCATCGCCCTCGAACTCCTCGCCTCCGGCACCTGGACCGGCATCGGCGTCCTCGGCCCCGAAGCCTTCCCGGCCCGCCCGTTCCTCGACCTCCTCACCGCCTACGGCAGCCCGTGGGGCCTCCAGGAACTCACCCCCGCCCCCGTCCCGGCCGGCCTCCAGGCCGCGTGA
- a CDS encoding TetR/AcrR family transcriptional regulator, protein MPKTVVPEEKRRRRRPTRGGTVLSETLIVDTALRLLREHGSAGLSARRLALALDCDPSTLYRYFRGMDELTLAIGDTLIGQALHGWTPAGAWRDDLRALGLRIHAAYVAHPQAAVLTTSRVTGKTNELAADEAVLAVLRASGLPVREAVAVYHAFIDQTLAFAALDAASLALPNAALLAEEEVWRSTYARLPSATHPRIAEAAPLLATQMVSSAFPAALELLLDGVAARLHRATTSS, encoded by the coding sequence GTGCCGAAGACGGTGGTTCCGGAGGAGAAGCGGCGCCGGCGGCGGCCCACGCGCGGCGGCACGGTGCTGTCCGAGACGCTGATCGTGGACACCGCGTTGCGGCTGCTCAGGGAGCACGGCAGCGCGGGCCTCAGCGCGCGGCGCCTGGCCCTGGCGCTGGACTGCGACCCGAGCACGCTCTACCGCTACTTCCGCGGCATGGACGAGCTGACGCTTGCGATCGGCGACACACTCATCGGCCAGGCGCTGCACGGCTGGACGCCGGCCGGCGCGTGGCGCGACGACCTGCGCGCGCTGGGCCTGCGGATCCACGCGGCCTACGTGGCGCATCCGCAGGCGGCGGTGCTGACCACCAGCCGGGTCACCGGCAAGACGAACGAGCTCGCGGCGGACGAGGCCGTGCTCGCGGTGCTGCGCGCCTCCGGCCTGCCGGTGCGCGAGGCGGTCGCGGTCTATCACGCGTTCATCGACCAGACGCTCGCGTTCGCCGCGCTCGACGCGGCCTCGCTCGCGCTGCCGAACGCGGCGCTGCTGGCCGAGGAGGAGGTGTGGCGGTCCACCTATGCCCGGCTGCCGTCCGCCACCCACCCGCGCATCGCGGAGGCCGCGCCCCTGCTGGCCACGCAGATGGTGTCGAGCGCGTTCCCGGCCGCCCTGGAGCTGCTGCTGGACGGCGTGGCGGCCCGCCTGCACCGCGCCACGACTTCGTCGTGA